In one window of Nocardia brasiliensis DNA:
- a CDS encoding amidohydrolase: MTNIECADLILLAERVHTLDPARPHARSIAIKGGRVIGVGTLADVRDWRGAGTEVIDLGAATVTPGLVDGHAHPLVGADMTNGVDLSAVSSVDELIAALRAEDVAPVDGWIRGWGLDPNAFAGRPITFDPLIQAVAETIPVYLDLNDGHSALVNPAALRAAGVSGHREFDQGARVVCDADGRPTGHLLEPAAMDLVLAVAPVAPMSVRRRRVADVLRGMAATGLTAANVMDFDGDSEELITGLAAELELPVRLRFAPRCHPGTGRAGLDHIVDLQRRGGRRWQVDGVKFVIDGTIDGGTAWLDEPDSLGESTVPFWPDPAQYREAVRYLAARGVPTVTHAIGDAGVRYALETLAQAERPASGVLHRIEHIETIPTELVPKFRANGVVASMQPTHCSHFTRADHTDNWSSRLGDERAGRGFRTRDLRDSGATVALGSDWPIGPYDARAILADAQLRRPAGRSDVEPVSPAQSLTAAMALEGYTSHAARAAGRADTAGRVAIGCRADLTAFTVDPLIVAPDELACAPIALTVVDGVVGHRAADA, encoded by the coding sequence ATGACGAACATCGAATGTGCCGATCTGATCCTGCTCGCCGAGCGGGTGCACACGCTCGATCCGGCGCGGCCGCACGCGCGGTCGATCGCGATCAAGGGCGGGCGCGTCATCGGGGTCGGCACTCTGGCCGACGTCCGCGACTGGCGCGGTGCGGGCACCGAGGTGATCGACCTCGGCGCCGCGACCGTCACGCCGGGCCTGGTGGACGGACACGCCCATCCACTGGTCGGCGCGGACATGACCAACGGCGTCGATCTGTCGGCGGTGTCCAGTGTCGACGAGCTGATCGCGGCCCTGCGGGCCGAGGACGTGGCACCCGTCGACGGCTGGATCCGCGGCTGGGGACTGGACCCGAATGCCTTCGCGGGAAGGCCGATCACCTTCGATCCGCTGATCCAGGCAGTGGCCGAGACGATTCCGGTGTACCTCGACCTGAACGACGGGCACTCGGCCCTGGTGAATCCGGCCGCGCTGCGCGCGGCCGGAGTGAGCGGGCATCGTGAGTTCGATCAGGGCGCGCGCGTCGTGTGCGACGCCGACGGCCGCCCGACCGGACATCTGCTCGAGCCCGCGGCGATGGACCTGGTGCTCGCGGTCGCCCCGGTGGCGCCGATGAGCGTGCGGCGCCGACGCGTCGCCGACGTGCTGCGTGGCATGGCCGCGACCGGCCTGACCGCCGCGAACGTGATGGACTTCGACGGCGACAGCGAGGAATTGATCACCGGACTGGCCGCGGAGCTCGAACTACCCGTGCGGTTGCGCTTCGCGCCGCGCTGCCATCCCGGTACCGGGCGGGCCGGCCTCGACCACATCGTGGACCTGCAGCGCCGCGGCGGTCGCCGGTGGCAGGTCGACGGGGTGAAGTTCGTCATCGACGGCACCATCGACGGCGGGACCGCCTGGCTCGACGAGCCCGACAGTCTCGGCGAATCGACGGTCCCGTTCTGGCCGGACCCGGCGCAGTATCGAGAAGCCGTGCGCTACTTGGCCGCTCGCGGCGTACCGACGGTGACCCACGCGATCGGCGACGCCGGAGTGCGGTACGCGCTGGAGACGCTCGCGCAGGCCGAGCGGCCCGCCTCGGGCGTACTGCATCGGATCGAGCACATCGAGACCATCCCGACCGAACTCGTGCCGAAATTCCGGGCCAACGGTGTGGTCGCGAGCATGCAGCCGACCCATTGCAGTCACTTCACGCGCGCCGATCACACCGACAACTGGTCCTCGCGGCTGGGCGACGAGCGCGCCGGACGCGGGTTCCGCACCCGGGATCTGCGCGATTCCGGGGCCACCGTCGCGCTCGGCTCGGACTGGCCGATCGGACCCTATGACGCGCGCGCCATTCTCGCCGACGCGCAATTGCGCCGTCCGGCAGGGCGTTCAGATGTCGAGCCGGTTTCGCCGGCGCAATCGCTCACCGCGGCAATGGCATTGGAGGGCTATACCTCCCATGCCGCGCGGGCGGCCGGTCGCGCGGACACGGCAGGGCGGGTGGCGATCGGCTGCCGCGCCGATCTGACGGCGTTCACGGTCGATCCGCTTATCGTCGCGCCCGACGAATTGGCCTGTGCGCCTATCGCGTTGACCGTGGTCGACGGCGTGGTCGGGCACCGTGCCGCCGACGCTTGA
- a CDS encoding Lrp/AsnC family transcriptional regulator, whose protein sequence is MPSVSDQESNRTAPVLDETSKKIIAQLQEDGRRAYATIGKAVGLSEAAVRQRVQKLSDAGVIQIVAVSDPLQVGLFRQAMVAITVDGPLRPVSDALTAMDEISYVVECAGRYDVLCEAVCADDAALLDLVSNRLRTLPGVRHAEIMIYLKLRKQTYQWGTR, encoded by the coding sequence ATGCCGAGCGTGAGCGACCAAGAATCGAACCGGACGGCGCCGGTGCTCGACGAGACCTCGAAGAAGATCATCGCCCAGCTCCAGGAGGACGGGCGCCGTGCCTACGCGACGATCGGGAAGGCGGTCGGGCTGTCGGAGGCCGCGGTACGGCAGCGGGTGCAGAAGCTCTCCGACGCGGGCGTCATCCAGATCGTCGCGGTGTCGGATCCGTTGCAGGTCGGGTTGTTTCGGCAGGCGATGGTCGCGATCACGGTCGACGGTCCGCTGCGGCCGGTGTCCGACGCGCTCACGGCGATGGACGAGATCAGTTACGTGGTCGAGTGCGCGGGCCGCTACGACGTGCTGTGCGAGGCGGTCTGTGCCGACGACGCGGCCCTGCTGGATCTCGTGTCGAACCGGTTGCGCACGCTGCCCGGTGTGCGGCACGCCGAGATCATGATCTACCTGAAGCTGCGCAAGCAGACCTATCAGTGGGGCACACGCTGA
- a CDS encoding PucR family transcriptional regulator → MAVPISWVLSQADLALRLRGGAAGIGREVDLVLTTELEDPFPWLSRGELVLTTGMRLPRTSRERAAYLRAFDECGVAAVGFGTGLSYAEVPADLIAAADAIRIPLIEVPLPTPFAAVVKKVTARVAELQYDALLRASRAQPRMTKALLKSGARAIVRELAGSLAATVLIVDATGKVVECHPQAPSAELLRAVRAALATDPTGAASSVRTETSGASITHQRIGVDRRAFGELVVVSPVPLSGVDQILLGHANSLLALDFAKPVRLQAAQQQLNSQALALVLSAEADLAPAWAQLRPAADVDGRIRVLVAVCDSPGALAEVRAAVTAALHAAGTPVFLHECAQRITVVLPGADGVAFTRGLAIDIGSPARTLSRIGLSGAHRLRELAMAAANAALAASAAEHGGAPVEFDAMTGRSLLAFEASRQVLDAMAETVLAPLAEHDRSNDTDLLSALHAFLEANGQWESAAAALSVHRHTLRKRIALVEDLLACDLDNARVRAELLLAILARRG, encoded by the coding sequence ATGGCTGTACCGATTAGCTGGGTGTTGTCCCAAGCGGATCTCGCACTCCGGCTCCGGGGCGGCGCCGCCGGTATCGGACGCGAGGTCGACCTCGTGCTCACCACCGAACTGGAAGATCCGTTCCCGTGGCTTTCGCGCGGTGAGCTGGTGCTCACCACCGGTATGCGGTTGCCGCGCACCAGCCGGGAGCGCGCGGCCTATCTGCGCGCGTTCGACGAGTGCGGGGTGGCGGCGGTCGGCTTCGGCACCGGTCTCAGCTACGCCGAGGTGCCCGCGGATCTGATCGCCGCGGCCGATGCCATCCGCATCCCGCTGATCGAGGTGCCGCTGCCGACGCCGTTCGCGGCGGTGGTGAAGAAAGTCACGGCGCGGGTCGCCGAACTCCAGTACGATGCGCTGCTGCGGGCCTCGCGCGCGCAACCGCGCATGACCAAGGCGCTGCTCAAGTCCGGCGCGCGGGCGATCGTGCGGGAATTGGCCGGCTCGCTGGCGGCGACGGTGCTGATCGTCGACGCGACGGGCAAGGTCGTCGAATGCCATCCGCAGGCGCCATCGGCCGAGCTGCTGCGTGCCGTGCGGGCCGCCCTCGCGACCGATCCGACCGGCGCGGCGAGCAGCGTGCGGACCGAGACGTCCGGGGCGTCGATCACCCACCAGCGCATCGGTGTCGACCGGCGCGCGTTCGGCGAGCTGGTGGTGGTCAGCCCGGTGCCGCTGAGCGGCGTCGACCAGATCCTGCTCGGCCACGCCAACTCCCTGCTCGCCCTGGACTTCGCGAAACCGGTTCGCCTCCAAGCCGCGCAGCAGCAGCTCAACAGTCAGGCGCTGGCCCTGGTACTGAGCGCGGAAGCCGATCTCGCGCCCGCGTGGGCACAACTGAGGCCCGCCGCCGATGTCGACGGCCGCATCCGCGTGCTCGTCGCCGTGTGCGATTCGCCCGGTGCGCTGGCCGAGGTGCGTGCGGCGGTGACCGCCGCGCTGCATGCCGCGGGCACGCCGGTGTTCCTGCACGAGTGCGCGCAGCGGATCACCGTGGTGCTGCCTGGTGCCGACGGTGTCGCGTTCACGCGCGGGCTCGCGATCGACATCGGTTCCCCGGCGCGCACGCTCAGCCGGATCGGACTGAGCGGCGCGCACCGGTTGCGTGAACTCGCCATGGCCGCCGCCAATGCGGCACTGGCCGCCTCTGCGGCCGAACACGGCGGTGCCCCAGTGGAATTCGACGCCATGACCGGTCGTTCGCTGCTGGCGTTCGAGGCGAGCAGGCAGGTGCTCGACGCGATGGCCGAGACCGTGCTCGCCCCGCTCGCCGAGCACGACCGGAGCAATGACACCGACCTGCTTTCCGCGTTGCACGCCTTCCTGGAGGCGAATGGCCAGTGGGAGTCGGCCGCGGCGGCGCTCAGCGTGCATCGGCACACGCTGCGCAAGCGCATTGCCCTCGTCGAAGACCTGCTGGCTTGCGATCTCGACAACGCCAGGGTGCGCGCGGAGCTACTGCTCGCCATCCTGGCCCGCCGTGGCTGA
- a CDS encoding gamma-aminobutyraldehyde dehydrogenase: MSLPVFENFIDGEFVASSAAETLDLVNPVDETVVGRAPISNRSDIDAAMAAAARAFESWGRTTPSARQSALLKLADAIEAHSDELVEAQCRNTGQPKAVIAAEEIAVSADQIRFFAGAARMLEGRPAGEYMAGFTSYVRREPIGVVGQVTPWNYPFMMAIWKIGPALAAGNTIVLKPSDTTPESTLVLARLTKGILPDGVFNVVLGDASTGTELVSHPTPGLVSITGSVRAGIAVAGSAAQQLKRTHLELGGKAPAIVFGDVDIDRAASGIAEAAFFNAGQDCTAATRVLVHESIHDQLVDALVRKAQTLKPGLPDDPETFYGPLNNARHFAAVLGKLAALPAHVKVVLGGKRLGEKGFFVEPTIVTQVRQHDDIVQEETFGPVLTVQPFRDEAQAIDYANGVRYGLAASVWTKDHATVERCTRALDFGAVWVNCHIPLVAEMPHGGFKYSGYGKDLSAYSVEEYTRVKHVMSAHD; this comes from the coding sequence ATGTCATTACCGGTATTCGAGAACTTCATCGACGGCGAATTCGTGGCTTCCAGCGCCGCCGAAACACTCGATCTGGTGAATCCGGTGGACGAGACCGTGGTGGGTCGGGCGCCGATCTCCAACCGGTCCGACATCGATGCCGCCATGGCCGCGGCCGCCAGGGCCTTCGAATCCTGGGGCAGGACAACGCCGAGCGCACGCCAGTCCGCGCTGCTGAAGCTGGCGGACGCGATCGAGGCGCACTCCGACGAACTCGTCGAGGCCCAGTGCCGCAACACCGGTCAGCCCAAAGCGGTGATCGCCGCGGAGGAGATCGCGGTCAGCGCCGATCAGATCCGCTTCTTCGCCGGTGCGGCCAGAATGCTGGAGGGCCGCCCCGCCGGAGAGTACATGGCGGGCTTCACCTCCTACGTGCGGCGCGAACCGATCGGTGTGGTCGGGCAGGTGACGCCGTGGAACTACCCGTTCATGATGGCGATCTGGAAGATCGGCCCCGCACTGGCCGCGGGCAATACGATCGTGCTCAAGCCGAGCGATACCACGCCGGAGAGCACGCTGGTGCTGGCGCGACTGACGAAAGGCATTCTGCCGGACGGGGTTTTCAATGTCGTGCTCGGCGACGCGAGCACCGGAACGGAGCTGGTGAGCCACCCGACCCCCGGGCTGGTATCGATTACCGGCTCGGTGCGCGCCGGCATCGCGGTGGCCGGATCGGCCGCACAGCAGCTCAAGCGCACCCACCTCGAGCTCGGCGGCAAGGCGCCCGCCATCGTCTTCGGTGACGTCGATATCGACAGGGCCGCAAGCGGTATCGCGGAGGCGGCGTTCTTCAACGCCGGTCAGGACTGCACCGCGGCGACCAGGGTGCTGGTGCACGAGTCGATCCACGATCAGCTCGTCGACGCGCTGGTGCGTAAGGCGCAGACACTGAAACCTGGCCTGCCCGACGACCCGGAGACCTTCTACGGTCCGCTCAACAACGCCCGCCACTTCGCCGCGGTCCTCGGCAAGCTCGCCGCGCTGCCCGCGCACGTCAAGGTCGTCCTCGGCGGAAAACGACTGGGCGAGAAGGGCTTTTTCGTCGAGCCCACGATCGTCACGCAGGTGCGCCAGCACGACGACATCGTCCAGGAAGAGACCTTCGGCCCGGTGCTGACGGTGCAGCCGTTCCGCGACGAGGCGCAGGCCATCGACTACGCCAACGGCGTCCGCTACGGCTTGGCCGCCAGCGTCTGGACCAAGGACCACGCCACCGTCGAACGCTGCACCCGCGCTTTGGATTTCGGCGCAGTCTGGGTGAACTGTCATATCCCGCTGGTGGCCGAGATGCCGCACGGCGGGTTCAAGTACTCCGGCTACGGTAAGGACCTTTCCGCCTACAGCGTCGAGGAATACACGCGCGTCAAGCACGTGATGAGCGCACACGACTAG
- a CDS encoding APC family permease, which translates to MSRTNAPGPELVDKGLASGQVGAFAGAVLGVSTVAPGYTLTASLGLIVAAVGLKLPAILIAGFIPMFLTAYAYRELNSRMPDCGASFTWSTKAFGPYVGWMCGWGMVMATIIVLSNLASIGVEFLYLFLARISGNAGLADLAGNKAVDIATTLLFIAIATVVAGRGVTTSERVQYVLVGFQMVVLLAFAVVALVRVGTGDAPGGLSFELDWFNPFAGITVTAFAIGVTGSIFAFWGWDTCLTLGEESKDPDKVPGRAGLLCVLSILLTYLLVAVAVMMYAGVGESGLGLGNAANADNVFGALADPVLGWAGPLLLLGVLASSVASLQTTFLPAARTLLAMGAYGAFPKRFAAVSPRFRVPAFSTVVAGIVTGIFYTLVTLLSEHTLMDTVAALGIMICWYYGITAFACVWHFRAELFSSARNIVFKFTFPLLGGLLLLAVFGVSVRESMDPDNGSGASIGGIGLVFFMGFGMLCLGAVLMLVARWWSPGFFRDGLAVPETPVPAEPIVPALVPAELR; encoded by the coding sequence ATGAGCAGAACCAACGCCCCTGGTCCGGAGTTGGTCGACAAAGGACTGGCGTCGGGGCAGGTCGGCGCGTTCGCCGGTGCGGTACTCGGTGTCTCGACCGTCGCGCCCGGCTACACACTCACCGCCAGCCTCGGGTTGATCGTGGCCGCGGTGGGCTTGAAACTGCCCGCCATCCTGATCGCCGGCTTCATTCCGATGTTCCTCACCGCCTACGCCTACCGCGAGCTGAACTCGCGCATGCCCGACTGCGGTGCCTCGTTCACCTGGTCCACCAAGGCCTTCGGGCCCTACGTGGGCTGGATGTGCGGCTGGGGCATGGTGATGGCGACGATCATCGTGCTGTCCAACCTGGCCTCGATCGGCGTGGAGTTCCTTTATCTGTTCCTCGCGCGGATCTCCGGCAACGCGGGCCTTGCCGACCTGGCGGGCAACAAGGCGGTCGACATCGCCACCACACTGCTGTTCATCGCGATCGCCACGGTGGTCGCGGGGCGCGGGGTCACCACCAGTGAACGGGTGCAGTACGTGCTCGTCGGGTTCCAGATGGTCGTGCTGCTCGCGTTCGCGGTGGTCGCGCTGGTCCGGGTCGGCACCGGCGACGCGCCCGGCGGGCTGAGCTTCGAACTCGACTGGTTCAACCCCTTCGCCGGAATCACGGTGACCGCGTTCGCGATCGGCGTCACCGGATCGATCTTCGCGTTCTGGGGCTGGGACACCTGCCTGACCCTCGGCGAGGAGTCCAAGGATCCGGACAAGGTGCCGGGCCGCGCCGGATTGCTGTGCGTGCTCTCGATTCTGCTGACGTACCTGCTCGTCGCGGTGGCGGTGATGATGTACGCCGGTGTCGGCGAGAGCGGACTCGGCCTCGGCAACGCGGCGAACGCGGACAACGTCTTCGGCGCGCTGGCCGATCCGGTGCTCGGCTGGGCAGGCCCGCTGCTGCTGCTCGGGGTGCTCGCCTCCTCGGTGGCCAGCCTGCAGACGACCTTCCTGCCCGCCGCGCGCACCCTGCTGGCGATGGGCGCCTACGGCGCGTTCCCGAAGAGGTTCGCCGCCGTGAGCCCCCGCTTCCGGGTGCCCGCGTTCAGCACCGTCGTCGCGGGCATCGTCACCGGGATCTTCTACACCTTGGTGACACTGCTTTCCGAACACACGCTGATGGATACCGTTGCCGCACTCGGCATCATGATCTGCTGGTACTACGGCATCACCGCGTTCGCCTGCGTATGGCACTTCCGCGCCGAATTGTTCAGCAGCGCACGCAATATCGTGTTCAAGTTCACGTTCCCGCTGCTCGGTGGACTGTTGCTGCTCGCGGTGTTCGGGGTCTCGGTACGCGAGAGCATGGACCCCGACAACGGCAGCGGCGCCTCGATCGGCGGCATCGGCCTGGTGTTCTTCATGGGGTTCGGGATGCTGTGCCTCGGTGCGGTCCTGATGCTGGTGGCGCGGTGGTGGAGTCCCGGGTTCTTCCGCGACGGCCTGGCCGTGCCCGAGACGCCGGTGCCCGCCGAACCCATTGTCCCGGCCTTGGTTCCGGCCGAACTGCGTTGA
- a CDS encoding aspartate aminotransferase family protein, which produces MSAITDLPAAGTSDQARVVRDHLWMHFTQQSEDTDAETPVIVRGEGAYIWDAAGKRYLDGLAGLFAVQVGHGRAELAEAAARQTRELAYFPLWGYAHPTAIELAERLAVAAPGDLNRVFFTVSGGESVETAWKLARQYFKLTGKPTKHKVISRSMAYHGTSMGALSITGIPGAKADFEPLVPSTMRVPNTNFFRATEHADDYDAYGRWAADRIEEAILFEGPETVAAVFLEPVQNTGGCFVPPPGYFQRVREICDRHDVLLVSDEVICAFGRLGYDFGAKRFGYQPDILTTAKGLTSGYAALGAVLVSDRIAEPFRHGATFMHGSTYGGHPVACAVAMANLDLIERDGIYEHVLANESRFKSTLDKLTDLPIVGEVRGAGYFYAVELVKDRNTKERFTDEEATRILKGYVSKSLFEAGLHCRADDRAEPVIQLAPPLICEQAQFDEMEQILRETLTGAWKLI; this is translated from the coding sequence ATGAGCGCTATCACCGATCTGCCCGCCGCCGGCACCAGCGACCAGGCCCGCGTCGTCCGCGACCATCTCTGGATGCACTTCACCCAGCAATCCGAGGACACCGATGCCGAGACGCCGGTGATCGTGCGCGGTGAAGGCGCCTACATCTGGGATGCCGCGGGAAAGCGCTACCTCGACGGGCTCGCCGGTCTGTTCGCGGTGCAGGTCGGTCACGGCCGCGCCGAACTCGCCGAGGCGGCGGCGCGGCAGACCCGCGAACTCGCCTACTTCCCGCTGTGGGGCTACGCGCACCCGACGGCGATCGAGCTCGCCGAGCGCCTGGCGGTGGCTGCCCCCGGCGACCTGAATCGGGTGTTCTTCACCGTCAGCGGCGGCGAATCCGTCGAAACCGCATGGAAACTCGCGCGGCAGTACTTCAAGCTGACCGGCAAGCCGACCAAACACAAGGTGATCAGCCGCTCGATGGCCTACCACGGCACCTCGATGGGCGCGCTGTCGATCACCGGAATCCCCGGTGCGAAGGCCGATTTCGAGCCGCTGGTGCCGAGCACCATGCGGGTGCCGAACACGAATTTCTTCCGCGCCACCGAACACGCCGACGACTACGACGCGTACGGGCGCTGGGCCGCCGACCGGATCGAAGAGGCGATCCTGTTCGAGGGCCCCGAGACCGTCGCCGCGGTATTCCTCGAGCCGGTGCAGAACACCGGCGGCTGTTTCGTGCCGCCGCCGGGCTATTTCCAGCGCGTGCGCGAGATCTGCGATCGCCACGATGTGCTGCTCGTCTCCGACGAGGTGATCTGCGCCTTCGGTCGCCTCGGATATGATTTCGGCGCAAAGCGTTTCGGCTACCAGCCCGACATCCTCACCACCGCCAAAGGGCTCACCTCCGGCTATGCCGCGCTCGGCGCGGTGCTGGTCAGTGATCGGATCGCCGAGCCGTTCCGGCACGGCGCGACGTTCATGCACGGCTCGACCTACGGCGGCCACCCGGTCGCCTGCGCGGTGGCCATGGCAAACCTCGATCTGATCGAGCGCGACGGAATCTACGAGCACGTGCTGGCCAACGAGTCCCGCTTCAAGTCCACCCTGGACAAGCTCACCGATCTGCCCATCGTCGGCGAGGTGCGCGGCGCAGGCTACTTCTACGCGGTGGAGCTGGTCAAGGATCGAAATACCAAGGAGCGCTTCACCGATGAGGAAGCGACCCGCATCCTCAAGGGCTACGTGTCCAAGTCGCTGTTCGAAGCCGGCCTGCACTGCCGGGCCGACGACCGCGCCGAGCCGGTCATCCAGCTGGCCCCGCCGCTGATCTGCGAGCAGGCCCAGTTCGACGAGATGGAGCAGATCTTGCGCGAAACACTCACCGGCGCATGGAAACTGATCTGA